GGCGGCTGGAGAGGTTTATGTTGATAATCTTTTTCATCTCTGAATCTTGGTTTTTAGGTTTTGGATGGGTATTTATTGATGAGATTCCGATTGCTGGGTGAGTTGGTGAACAGCGTTGGCGAGTTCGTTCCAGGTGGCCTCCAGGACTTTGTAAAAGGATTCACCTTTATCCGTCATGGAGAAGTATTTGCGCGGGGGGCCCGAACTGCTTTCTACCCAGCGGTAGGTGAGGAACTCCGCGTTCTTGAGGCGTGTCAGAAGCGGATATAAAGTCCCTTCCAGGATATCCAGCTTCGCTTCTTTCATTTTTTCAATAATGTCTGAAGGGTAAGCCTCGCCTTGCTTGATGATGGAA
Above is a genomic segment from Chitinophaga pollutisoli containing:
- a CDS encoding PadR family transcriptional regulator — translated: MNIDNTQSQMRKGVLEFCILSIIKQGEAYPSDIIEKMKEAKLDILEGTLYPLLTRLKNAEFLTYRWVESSSGPPRKYFSMTDKGESFYKVLEATWNELANAVHQLTQQSESHQ